The genome window TTAAAACCAAATCATAGATTTAGTGAGTTCATCCGTAACATTTGaggtattatttgttttttttatttgtttaatgcTCTATGTGTCTCTcgattctaaaaaatataattttaccttttgttattaatgatatattttcttaattagctctaaattaaaaaaatatatataatttcaccttttgttttcaaagatataCTTTTGTTATCTTAGCCACATGAAAGAAAGCTTGCACCGCTAAACTGGAAAGCGAATGGATAAGCATTCCATCCTACAACAATCAAGGCTAGGCAACTCACGCATCTAACATAATTTTtgtcctttaaaaaaacatatttcatacAAAATATTCTCATgcattttattgttatataattaaataaaaaataatctctattataaattttttttgaattcaataatGTGCATGATTTTCATTATGAGTGCttggttaactcgagttgatttaaggttttttagttaattgctatttttttttatcatttttgtccttaaatattaatttaattaaggatTGAGcttttcactttgttttttttcaagattatcccAAGAACTCTTACATGTCACCCCAGGTTAAGCTAATGTAttttcatctcaatattaatcaaaaatattgtttagTGCATtgttaaaaactatttttttaaaaaatatattaccaatccctaaatattttttttattgcgttTAAAATTTTTTCCGCAATGACCCGCGGCACAGCCTGTGACACTCTACTATTTCATCATCTAATCAACTGCTTTGACTTTGGTGTTGCTGCAAATATATAGTTGCATGATTTGTGGATCCAGTTTACAGCTAACATGTAGAGAGTGGATGATGAATGAATGCTAGAGATGAGTGATCCTTAAATTGTGTACAGGTGAATTGTGGTTCAGTGACTTGGGGCTGGAATCATTGGTCAGATGGTGATGAGCTTCGCTTGTTCATAGGATCCAAATCCAGAGGCTTTGAGCTCCAAAGAGTTGTTGCCCTTAGGCGGGTAGATATCAGGAGGAAGCATCAAGCATCAAGCATGGGCTCAGtctctctcttattttctcTCAAGAAGAAATGGTCATTAACGTCTCTTCaacatataattatgttctgCCTCCCTTAATTCGCAGTTGAAGACATTTTCTTTGCCATGCGCCGATCATCAGTACAAACTTTAACCATTTACTTGGAGCCTCTACTGATTTGCTCAGCTTCAAGTTTCCCTTAATCACAGCCTGACAGCATGCAACATATTTTCTGTATATGAATTACACATGCTGAAACGGGCATGAGGCGGCGTTTAAAAATTGCTGGCTTGCCCAAAGGAAGCCTGTCTagctcaaaaacaaaaattacttgcCTAAAAGAAGCTAATTCATCAcggttttattgtatttatcaCAGATATCTGCTAATGAGGTTTAGAGGAAGCATAGCTGCTAATGAGAAAACAGAAGTGGTAAAGAAATACCTTTCCTGTTCCTAGTAATGGTTTTTATACTAACATTCATGTATGGATATAATTCTTGATAGCTCAAGAGTCTTCATTTATTAATCTCAGAAATGTCCACAACAACTTGCCTGAGTTCTTCACCAGGATAAACAGGCTTGAAATTTGAAATGTATATGTAAGGGAAATAAATTGCCATCTGAATAAATGGTATGCAAAAGTCGCGCTATGTAGGCCTCTTAAattcttctcttcagtttatATTACTACTAGGTAGAGGCCCCATTCTGTCTTGGACGGTACTCGTACATTGGAATTCCAGTCGATGGCTGAGTTGGTCTTGCATTTGCCTCGAATCCCTGAAACAGAAGAAACCAAGAGAAGTTGACCAGTAGAAGTGCTATGATCTTGTATACAGAAGAatattacatttccagaaaaaaacaactaatttccttcaattttgaaatgataaaaaagatattaactaGAAATGAATCcttaaactaaactaaaagtacTTACATCATGAACAGCATCTCTTAATGCTTTAACTTGCTCCCTTGAAACTGTCCTGACCTGTTTATGGAAGAATTCATCAGAACAATCATATCCATTATACCAGTTAAGAAGATATATAGAAGCTGAAATAGAGTGTGAAGGTTTTGGTAAAAGCACCTTCATGACTATTGTCCAAACAACACCTTCAGTGCATGGAGGAACTGTGAGAGAACCGACATATCTGTAATACTTTCTGCTCCCAAATTTGATATCTCCTGGGTTGACAAtccccatctctctctctctatggtCAACATGGTTTATATGGCGGAGCAACTGCCAAAAGGGGAAATGGTAACACTAAAAAGAGAACTCCATATTTACAGATTAAAATCGAACCATTAACTTGTACATAAGTTCAAAGAACAAACTTCATGTAAAGTTTGTCTTGTTAAGGTTTCTTTTTCTGATCATACTTTATATCATACATTTCAATACAAAAACCATATTGACAGACACCAAACACGTGCAAACCGATAGACCAGTTGATATACACGACAATACCTTTGAAAGGAAGCGATCAGGCCGACCATATTTGTAAACAATTGCAACAACAGCTATCCCTCCCTGAGAGCTATAGTGAACTAGATGAAGCTCCAGGTCATGCCTTTTAACGAAAATCAGAAAACAAAGATATGGATAGACATTAGATATACATGTGAGAAGATTGAAGGGTGTTGAGTGGAGTAGGTGGAAGAGTTCTCATTAaggtgtaatttttaaatttcaataataaagAAGGCAAACAAACAAACCTTGAACCATTGAATGTATGCTCTGAGGGTGAATGCCAATGACATTGCTGCAGTTGGTAATCAGTAtcattaattgtaatttttcctgCATCTCCTTTCCAAATCACCTGGCGAGAAATTCAATTTAGATGGAGTGAtaagattttcattttcttttcggTAAAAAATCATAGTCTCAAGTAACAAATAACAGGCATTAGTGACGCATACTTTTGTAGCCTGAATTCTGGTCAACAATCAACGATGAATTTATTATCAAATCATAGGGTTCAATATTTACAGGGTCAACAATCTTGTGCATACCATAATTGCAGAGGtggattaaaatgaaattttgtttggtAGAATGAGTTGCTTCATAAATGCATCAATGAATTATTGAAGGGACAGGTAGCATACTGTAATGTCATGTCCCCTATTCTTCACAGCTGCAGGAGCTGCTTGGTAATCCCTACGCAACTTTCCTAAATTCGGAAAAACTTCCACCCTTCTGTCAAGAACATCAATAGGAGACTGCATTTTTCCTTTACCACAAGCTTCCCAATGTGGATTAATCTTTCCCCAGTTCTTTGGCCCTTCTTCAGTTCCTTCTTCATATGTAAATTGAGTTTCATCCTCTGTTTGATGAAAGGAAATAATTAGATGGGGCCAGCTTGATTGGACTCATTAAGAAATGAATATATTCCATGAAGATAATCGTTCATGATATGGAATGAATCACTCTACTAATTGACCAAAAAGTCTTCAAAACAAGCCtccaaaaaatgaaattgatggAGAGGTTCTAAATTCTCACCTTTTCTGTACTCCTAAGACATAAAGCACAGATTTGGCTAGGTAATCCAGGTTTCAAAGTAAAGAACATGGCAAAATTAAAAGTGATTCTCTTTCAGAAAAGTAAATCGTGAATTGAATTAACTTAGAGCAACTTGCAAAgcaaagaataaaagaaaatggtgaaataaatattcaaacatGTGAAAAAGCgtataaacaaatcaataattttgcACTAAACAATGCAAAATTGGAAAGTTTTTGGACAAGATTTTAAATGATCTCCTGGTTCTGCACCGcatgtatgaaaataaaaaaaaaaacgcagagATCAAGAACACTACATCTACTCCATTAGAAAGCCATATAATTTTGTCAGCAAGTAGGTGACCTTACAACTGTAAAAAGGGACACTGGTCGGCTTGTAGCTATGCAAAGTTTACCTACTGATCAAGTTTAACTACCTGCAGGTGCATCTGAAAATGGGATTTCATCAAAGACAAAAACcttcaaaacatatttgaacctcaagattgaattttttcccccttaaaaaaaaaacaaacagaaggATACCAAgaaattaatctttcaaaacCCAAAATGTGATTTGGGTTTTCTACAACATTTTAATCTTTGCTAAATAGTAGAATATTAATTATCTGAAAGCAACGTAAGCACTAAAACTGGCAGTGAAAATGAAGAATTCAACAGCTTAACCAGAACGAGAGATGGGGAGAGAGATGAAGAACAAACCAACTTCGGACTCGAGCGCCAAGGAGATGGCGAGTGAATATGAGACAATGATGAGAGAAACAAGAAGGAGAAAGCTCATCATGTTGATGTTGTAGACATTGAAGTTACTGGTGCTAGTCATGGCGTCTTCCTTCCTTAATCTCTCCGAATTTCAAGTAGTTAGAAATGAAAGGTTGATTTAGCGTTGTATTTTTGGAAGAGCAAACGGATCTTTCTTATTACACAACGATGGCAGGAATGATACTTTAAACAGAATCTTATACATATCGGCGTGAGTCAACTTAAATCAATgcgtgattttttatataattacttttttcttcAATGAACAGTAATTTAACgtatcttaaaagaaaaattaatttcttcaagcgaaaaatattttctatcaaattacaGATAAAATTCTTGTGTGTAAACATCTAAATTCATTTCATAGCTACATGATACATTAAACATTCGAGATAATTATAAAGTAGCGAGTCAGCAGGCACCAAACAAAGAACCACACAATTACATTGCTGTAGAATcattaaatttctaattataAGATTGGACATAACTCAAATCCAAACTTAACTcttgcaaattgttttcttctttcatatAATTGCTGCCACTTCTGATCATTGTTCGTCTTCCTTCATCATGCTGTCCCCCATTTGTGGCAATCCTTTAATTCTTGTATTTAGCATGACCGATCTACCTTTATTCTGATCAAgtttaaaaatgtaataatggttatattttaatgtattttttattcagaaatatatttaaataatatttttatttatttttaaaatttatttttaataccagtatataaaaataatataaaaaacatagtttttaaactcggcCTGGTGACcggcccgggttccgggttttgaccgggtcaccggatCG of Populus trichocarpa isolate Nisqually-1 chromosome 16, P.trichocarpa_v4.1, whole genome shotgun sequence contains these proteins:
- the LOC7468921 gene encoding alpha carbonic anhydrase 4, which codes for MTSTSNFNVYNINMMSFLLLVSLIIVSYSLAISLALESEVEDETQFTYEEGTEEGPKNWGKINPHWEACGKGKMQSPIDVLDRRVEVFPNLGKLRRDYQAAPAAVKNRGHDITVIWKGDAGKITINDTDYQLQQCHWHSPSEHTFNGSRHDLELHLVHYSSQGGIAVVAIVYKYGRPDRFLSKLLRHINHVDHREREMGIVNPGDIKFGSRKYYRYVGSLTVPPCTEGVVWTIVMKVRTVSREQVKALRDAVHDGFEANARPTQPSTGIPMYEYRPRQNGAST